A stretch of the Aegilops tauschii subsp. strangulata cultivar AL8/78 chromosome 4, Aet v6.0, whole genome shotgun sequence genome encodes the following:
- the LOC109762608 gene encoding transcription factor bHLH168 produces the protein MNACALNSVEMKAKPARGGKRSRASGGTAVVLLEKKESEKERRKRMKALCEKLASLIPREHCCSSTDTMTQLGSLDVGASYIKKLKERVDELQRRRSSVRALDTLKGHTSIPTPTTTTTTSSGTGSPEEEKAWEASEPILQVRQHDDSSMEVRLICCMERPIKLHEVITIHEEEGAEIINANHSVAGRKMFYTIHSRAFSSRIGIDVSRVSERLGALLRLFSRENQASSCMRNNQVLRYTDGTNATPPKELVSNNDIGGTDKVPNPECESWAEQDQVMWSSLLASISPELIE, from the exons ATGAATGCCTGCGCTCTGAACTCG GTGGAGATGAAGGCGAAGCCGGCGAGGGGCGGGAAGAGGAGCAGGGCGAGCGGCGGCACGGCGGTGGTGCTGCTGGAGaagaaggagtccgagaaggagaGGAGGAAGCGCATGAAGGCCCTCTGCGAGAAGCTCGCATCCCTCATCCCAAGAGAACACTGCTGCTCCAGCACT GATACAATGACCCAGCTAGGCAGCCTGGATGTTGGGGCGTCATACATCAAGAAGCTGAAGGAGAGGGTCGATGAGCTACAACGTAGGAGGAGCTCCGTGCGGGCCTTGGATACCTTAAAAGGACATACTAGCATCCCAACACCCACTACCACCACTACCACAAGCAGCGGTACAGGGTCGCCAGAAGAAGAGAAAGCTTGGGAGGCATCGGAACCGATATTGCAGGTGCGGCAACACGACGATTCAAGCATGGAGGTGAGACTGATATGCTGCATGGAGAGGCCGATCAAGCTCCATGAGGTAATCACCATCCATGAGGAAGAAGGTGCTGAGATCATCAACGCCAATCACTCGGTTGCTGGCCGCAAAATGTTCTACACTATACACTCTCGG GCCTTCAGCTCGAGAATTGGCATAGATGTTTCAAGGGTTTCTGAACGACTGGGAGCATTG CTCCGACTTTTTTCGCGCGAAAATCAGGCATCGTCATGCATGCGCAACAATCAGGTCCTCAGGTACACTGATGGGACCAACGCGACTCCTCCCAAGGAGCTCGTCAGCAACAACGATATAGGTGGAACCGATAAGGTGCCAAATCCCGAGTGTGAGTCTTGGGCTGAGCAAGACCAAGTGATGTGGAGTTCCCTGCTTGCGTCAATATCACCAGAGTTAATCGAGTAG
- the LOC109762635 gene encoding pentatricopeptide repeat-containing protein At1g03100, mitochondrial, which produces MLRVARIFTARPRSGHAVSALIASPRPCIAPHSLDHKCHDTTKCTGDKDMGFSNLKSHAVTRGGACFSTATETVLVQARDSSLLASEIENAIDQQRFDDAWRAYDKHLHMDGLPRKSVLSKLITGFAATFEAHRLNQSYDVVDRAFQARPELLEKEALIYLSLLLARCALPDLAVNVVRKLVKIEAYPPVAAWSAIIAYMCQTATGSFLAADMVMEIGYLFQNNRVDPRKKSNRPLLAMKPNSFIFSIVLTASLLFGTTKKAEQLLELMPRIGVKPEASLLVVMARIYEKNGHKDEIQKLKRHVDEACGLSESEFRQYYDCLLSCHLKFGDLDSAVDMVLDMLKKGNNAKRSLEAAKAVLEAVESNKLYLPYEKKGPEISGSPNKPVSTDRQMQNYSSFFKDKSFARLELEARELHKLLSDKLQEQVGLVKSEHGVLHPTETMYAKLVKAFLEADKISALASFLVKASKEDSPVSVESSFVVQVINACISLGLLEQAHDLLDEMRFSGVRVGSSIYSSLLKAYCKEENHEDDITALLKDAQQAGIQLDSSCYEDLIQSRAHHNNTTGALHLFKEMKSSNIQKSVNREFEMLVQSCDNNEAALTAKLVEEVKSGHTVNHAIHDWNNVIHFFCKKRLMHDAHKALSKMRVLGHTPNAQTFHSLVTAYAAVGGKYVEVTDLWGEMKVLANSNSMKFDQELLDSLLYCFVRGGFFLRAMEVIELMEKCEMFIDKYKYKSLWLKYHRTLYKGKAPKVQTEAQLIRREAALHFKRWIGLT; this is translated from the coding sequence ATGCTCCGCGTTGCAAGAATCTTTACTGCAAGGCCGCGTTCAGGCCATGCCGTATCTGCGCTCATTGCCTCTCCACGACCCTGTATTGCCCCTCACAGCTTGGACCACAAGTGTCATGATACTACCAAGTGCACTGGTGACAAAGATATGGGATTCTCGAACCTGAAATCGCATGCTGTTACTCGTGGTGGTGCTTGCTTCTCCACCGCTACCGAAACGGTTCTCGTCCAAGCCCGGGACTCGTCTCTGCTAGCATCGGAGATAGAGAATGCCATCGACCAGCAGAGGTTTGATGATGCGTGGAGGGCCTACGACAAGCATCTTCACATGGACGGGCTCCCGAGAAAGTCTGTTCTGAGCAAGCTCATCACTGGCTTCGCAGCGACCTTTGAGGCCCACAGGCTTAACCAGTCGTACGATGTGGTCGATCGCGCGTTTCAAGCGAGGCCTGAACTGCTGGAGAAGGAGGCCCTGATTTACCTGTCCCTTCTTCTTGCACGGTGCGCTCTTCCTGATCTTGCTGTAAATGTTGTGAGGAAGTTGGTCAAGATTGAAGCATACCCACCCGTCGCGGCATGGTCTGCAATTATAGCATACATGTGTCAGACTGCAACCGGTTCGTTCCTTGCTGCCGACATGGTAATGGAGATCGGATACCTTTTCCAGAACAACAGAGTTGATCCGCGGAAGAAGAGCAACCGTCCGTTGCTAGCAATGAAGCCCAATTCATTTATCTTCAGCATTGTTCTGACTGCATCCCTCCTGTTTGGTACTACTAAAAAGGCGGAGCAGCTTCTCGAATTAATGCCCAGGATAGGGGTGAAACCTGAAGCCAGCTTGTTGGTTGTCATGGCTCGCATATACGAAAAGAATGGACACAAAGATGAGATTCAGAAGTTGAAGAGGCATGTCGATGAGGCCTGTGGTCTCAGTGAATCAGAGTTCAGGCAGTACTATGATTGCCTGCTCTCCTGCCATTTGAAATTCGGGGATTTGGATTCTGCTGTGGATATGGTACTGGATATGCTTAAAAAGGGTAACAACGCAAAGCGGTCACTAGAAGCAGCTAAAGCAGTTCTTGAAGCAGTCGAATCGAACAAATTGTATCTTCCTTATGAGAAAAAGGGCCCTGAAATTTCAGGTTCCCCAAATAAACCTGTGTCTACTGACCGCCAAATGCAAAATTACTCTTCATTCTTCAAAGATAAGAGCTTTGCAAGGCTTGAATTAGAGGCGAGAGAATTACACAAGCTATTATCAGATAAGCTGCAGGAACAGGTTGGACTGGTAAAATCTGAACATGGTGTCCTCCATCCAACTGAAACAATGTATGCCAAACTGGTCAAAGCTTTCTTGGAAGCAGATAAGATCAGTGCATTGGCATCGTTTCTTGTGAAGGCAAGCAAAGAGGATTCGCCCGTGTCTGTTGAGAGCTCCTTTGTTGTACAAGTGATAAATGCATGTATTTCTCTTGGATTATTAGAGCAGGCACATGACCTTCTTGACGAGATGAGATTTTCTGGAGTTAGAGTTGGTTCTTCCATTTATTCGTCACTCCTAAAAGCTTACTGCAAAGAGGAGAATCATGAAGATGATATAACTGCACTTTTGAAGGATGCTCAACAGGCAGGAATCCAGCTTGATTCAAGCTGCTACGAAGATTTGATACAATCCAGGGCACATCACAATAACACCACAGGCGCTCTCCATCTTTTTAAAGAGATGAAGAGCTCAAACATTCAAAAATCTGTTAACAGGGAGTTTGAGATGTTAGTACAAAGCTGTGATAACAATGAAGCTGCTTTGACTGCTAAGCTAGTGGAAGAAGTCAAAAGTGGTCATACAGTCAATCATGCCATTCATGACTGGAACAATGTTATACATTTCTTCTGTAAGAAGAGATTAATGCACGATGCTCACAAAGCACTGAGCAAGATGCGTGTTTTAGGCCACACGCCAAACGCACAAACTTTCCATTCTTTAGTAACTGCTTATGCTGCTGTTGGTGGCAAGTATGTGGAGGTGACAGATTTGTGGGGCGAAATGAAAGTTCTGGCCAACTCCAACTCGATGAAATTTGATCAGGAACTGTTGGACTCTCTGTTGTATTGCTTTGTGAGAGGTGGTTTCTTCCTTCGAGCAATGGAAGTCATAGAATTGATGGAAAAGTGCGAGATGTTTATAGATAAATACAAGTACAAGTCCCTGTGGCTTAAATATCATAGAACATTGTACAAAGGTAAGGCTCCTAAGGTGCAAACAGAAGCTCAACTGATAAGGAGAGAAGCAGCACTACATTTCAAGAGATGGATTGGGTTGACATGA
- the LOC109762604 gene encoding putative disease resistance protein RGA4, which translates to MAAILGSLVGTCAKRLQEIITEEAVLILGVNKGLRDLQRTMTQIQCFLNDAEERRTEESAVNNWLGELKDAMYYADDIIDLVRFEGGKLLAEHNSSSTKATECGGISFFTCIPSCKKRHDIAIKIRDFNGELEKISELGAQFLKLQSMQHKAEAPLVKQMRTCHLVEPNLVGKETLHACTRLVELVLRQEDKKAYKVGITGTGGVGKTTLAQKICNDQKIKGAFSNQAWICVSQEYSEVALLKEVLRNFGVHQEQGETVGELSSKLAEAIRGKSFFLVLDDVWQSQVRTNLLRVPLHAAATGVILVTTRHDTVAHVIGVEDVHRVELMALNVGWELLWKSMNINQENDVQNLRHIGLEIVRKCGGLPLAIKVTASVLATKERTQNEWRKIMERSAWSMCNLPIELRGALYLSYDDLPRHLKQCLLYLILYPEDQYMYRDYLIRLWVAEGFVEEHKGQLLEDTAEEYYYELIYRNLLQLDPLRFDRSMCKMHDLLRQLAQHFSRDENYCGDPQSLQVTTLSKLRRVSVVTDKDSLMLPNVDKEKIRARTLLIHSTKKLSVENTIFKRLPCIRVLDLTGSSIKSIPDCVGGLIHLRLLDLDETAISCLPESIGSLTNLQILNLQRCKALHSLPSSITQLCNLRRLGLGGTPINQVPKGIGKLEFLNDLEGFPIGGTSDDANTQDGWKLEELGHLSQLRQLDMIKLERAAPSTTNSLFLRDKKYLKFLNLWCSQRKEEPNSDDISNIEKIFEQLIPPHNLEKLIIVNFFGRGYPTWLGTSIHLSSTTYLNLTDCTYCAHLPAIWQLASLRYLKIVGATAITKIGPEFVGCGEANPIESTEAVAFPKLEYLVIKDMPNWSEWSFVEEEEEEEEEEEEEEEDAMAAATEGGVTATSPPMQLLPCLKRLELLGCPKLRALP; encoded by the coding sequence ATGGCAGCCATACTGGGTTCTCTTGTCGGAACATGTGCCAAAAGATTGCAAGAAATAATTACAGAAGAGGCGGTTCTTATTCTAGGGGTAAATAAAGGTCTTAGAGACCTGCAGCGAACAATGACTCAAATACAATGCTTTCTCAATGATGCTGAAGAAAGGAGGACAGAAGAGTCAGCAGTCAACAATTGGCTTGGTGAGCTGAAAGATGCTATGTATTATGCTGATGACATTATTGACTTGGTGAGATTTGAAGGAGGCAAGTTACTAGCTGAACATAATTCCTCATCAACAAAGGCAACCGAATGTGGTGGAATTTCATTTTTCACATGCATTCCCAGTTGTAAGAAGCGTCATGACATTGCCATAAAAATCAGAGATTTTAATGGAGAACTTGAGAAGATTTCAGAGTTGGGGGCACAATTTTTAAAGCTCCAGAGTATGCAGCATAAAGCGGAAGCTCCACTGGTGAAGCAGATGAGAACTTGCCACCTTGTGGAGCCTAATCTTGTGGGAAAGGAAACTTTACATGCTTGCACAAGATTGGTTGAACTGGTGCTTCGACAAGAGGACAAGAAGGCGTACAAGGTTGGTATTACTGGAACAGGAGGGGTTGGGAAGACAACTCTGGCTCAGAAAATATGTAATGACCAAAAAATAAAAGGAGCATTTAGCAACCAAGCATGGATTTGCGTTTCTCAGGAGTACTCTGAAGTTGCTCTATTGAAAGAAGTTCTTCGAAATTTTGGTGTACATCAGGAGCAAGGTGAAACTGTGGGAGAGCTCAGCAGCAAGCTTGCAGAGGCCATTCGAGGAAAAAGTTTCTTCCTTGTGCTAGATGATGTTTGGCAGTCTCAGGTGCGGACCAATCTACTGAGAGTTCCATTACATGCTGCTGCAACCGGAGTAATTTTAGTAACCACTCGACATGATACAGTTGCACATGTAATTGGGGTAGAAGACGTGCATCGAGTAGAGTTGATGGCATTAAATGTAGGATGGGAACTGCTTTGGAAGAGTATGAACATTAATCAAGAAAATGATGTGCAAAACCTTCGGCATATAGGCTTGGAAATTGTGCGTAAGTGTGGTGGACTTCCTCTTGCAATCAAAGTTACTGCTAGTGTTCTAGCAACTAAAGAGAGAACTCAGAATGAGTGGAGAAAGATTATGGAGAGAAGTGCATGGTCTATGTGCAATCTTCCAATCGAGCTCAGAGGTGCTCTGTATTTGAGTTACGATGATCTGCCACGGCATTTGAAGCAATGCTTACTCTATTTAATCTTATACCCAGAAGATCAGTACATGTACCGAGATTATCTTATCAGGCTTTGGGTTGCTGAAGGCTTTGTTGAGGAGCATAAAGGACAACTTCTGGAGGATACAGCTGAAGAATATTACTATGAATTGATATATAGGAATCTACTGCAACTCGACCCTTTACGTTTTGaccgtagcatgtgcaaaatgcATGATCTCTTGAGGCAACTTGCTCAACACTTTTCAAGAGACGAAAATTATTGTGGCGATCCACAATCATTACAGGTTACAACTCTGTCCAAGCTACGGCGTGTTTCAGTTGTCACTGACAAAGATTCTTTAATGCTCCCCAATGTGGACAAAGAGAAGATTAGAGCAAGGACACTGTTAATTCATTCTACTAAGAAATTGAGTGTTGAAAATACAATTTTCAAGAGGCTACCATGCATCAGAGTTTTAGATCTGACTGGTTCATCTATAAAAAGCATTCCAGATTGCGTTGGTGGTTTGATCCATCTACGACTTCTTGATCTAGATGAGACAGCCATATCTTGTCTTCCAGAGTCAATCGGTTCTTTGACAAACCTTCAGATACTGAACTTGCAAAGGTGCAAAGCTCTGCACAGCCTTCCTTCTTCGATCACACAATTGTGCAATTTAAGGCGCCTTGGTCTAGGTGGTACACCGATAAATCAGGTGCCAAAAGGGATAGGTAAACTAGAATTCCTCAATGATCTGGAAGGATTTCCTATTGGTGGTACAAGTGATGACGCTAATACACAAGATGGATGGAAGTTGGAAGAGTTGGGGCATCTTTCGCAGCTAAGGCAGCTTGACATGATCAAATTGGAAAGAGCAGCTCCCAGTACAACAAATTCTTTATTTTTAAGAGACAAAAAGTATCTCAAATTTCTGAATCTTTGGTGCAGTCAACGTAAAGAAGAACCAAATTCAGATGATATCAGCAATATTGAGAAGATTTTTGAGCAGCTAATCCCTCCACACAACTTGGAAAAGCTTATTATTGTCAATTTCTTTGGTCGAGGGTATCCCACCTGGCTTGGTACCAGTATCCATTTGTCTTCAACAACATATTTGAACCTTACCGACTGCACATACTGTGCGCATCTTCCAGCAATTTGGCAGCTAGCCAGCCTCAGATATCTGAAAATTGTTGGAGCAACCGCAATTACCAAGATCGGACCCGAATTTGTTGGATGCGGGGAGGCTAATCCCATAGAATCCACGGAGGCAGTTGCCTTCCCCAAGCTCGAATACCTCGTCATCAAGGATATGCCCAACTGGAGCGAGTGGTCCtttgttgaagaagaagaagaagaagaagaagaagaagaagaagaagaagaagatgcaatGGCAGCAGCTACGGAAGGGGGAGTGACTGCGACATCTCCCCCGATGCAGCTGCTGCCATGCCTGAAGAGGTTGGAGCTTCTTGGCTGCCCCAAGCTGAGAGCTCTCCCATGA
- the LOC109762633 gene encoding F-box/LRR-repeat protein At1g55660, protein MKKGHFGQSKGRLWGFSMEMEEVVRRIKLGPGGGGGGGGGGARRRKLGRVGGGGGADLISALPEDLLLQVLVRLRCARDAARTSVLSRRWRGLWTSLPDLVFRGVALGSLQAALASVQAAAGPGVTLLDMCVPDALLHSVRESDMPPLLHAAAALSPVELRLAVGEGTQRLYLEVELPRLPRAASVELRGLDLVFAAPRGSWLGFPALERLALTGCRANLTDLVLRCPRLRVFRLREDHGAHHMNIIIRSSSLQELDVDTRIPFTYRIDIRAPALKRLAMSFSTSDKIIVLVSVLAPMLETSHGAALIPRCPPGLVFGASPR, encoded by the coding sequence ATGAAAAAAGGACATTTTGGCCAGAGCAAAGGTCGGCTTTGGGGattttccatggagatggaagaAGTAGTACGCCGTATCAAGCTGGgtccaggcggcggcggcggcggaggaggaggaggagcacgcCGTCGCAAGCTGGGTCGAGTCGGCGGAGGTGGAGGAGCCGACCTCATCAGCGCCCTCCCGGAGGATCTGCTTCTCCAGGTCCTCGTCCGCCTCCGATGCGCCCGCGACGCCGCGCGCACCAGCGTCCTCTCCCGCCGGTGGCGCGGCCTCTGGACCAGCCTCCCCGACCTCGTCTTCCGCGGCGTCGCGCTCGGCTCCCTCCAAGCGGCGCTGGCCTCGGTCCAAGCCGCGGCCGGGCCCGGGGTGACCCTCCTCGACATGTGCGTTCCCGACGCGCTCCTACACTCCGTCCGCGAGTCCGACATGCCCCCGCTGCTCCACGCCGCCGCGGCGCTCTCGCCGGTGGAGCTCCGCCTAGCCGTGGGGGAGGGCACGCAGCGCCTGTACCTGGAGGTGGAGCTGCCCCGCCTCCCCCGCGCCGCCTCGGTGGAGCTCCGAGGGCTGGATCTCGTCTTCGCCGCCCCGCGCGGCAGCTGGCTGGGGTTCCCGGCGCTGGAGAGGCTCGCCCTCACCGGCTGCCGCGCCAACCTCACGGACCTGGTCCTCCGCTGCCCGCGCCTGCGCGTCTTCAGACTCAGGGAGGACCACGGCGCCCACCACATGAACATCATCATCAGATCCTCGTCGCTGCAGGAGCTGGATGTGGACACCAGGATCCCCTTCACCTACCGCATTGACATCAGGGCGCCCGCGCTCAAGCGATTGGCCATGTCGTTCAGCACCAGCGACAAGATCATTGTGTTGGTCTCCGTTTTGGCACCGATGCTGGAGACGTCTCATGGCGCTGCACTTATTCCACGGTGTCCGCCCGGCTTGGTCTTTGGGGCCTCTCCGCGGTGA